A stretch of DNA from Halobacillus litoralis:
TTCAGTGTAGATCCAACGGTGGACTCGCCTGAAGTATTAAAAGAGTTTGGCAAGAAATATGGGGTCGATCATGGCAACTGGTCGTTCATTACCGAATATACACAAGAAGAAATTTCAAAGTTCGCTCAAGAGAGTTTCAAAACTTCTGCAGTAAAAACGGAAGGGAATGACCAGGTCATTCATGGGACAGCCTTTTATCTGATTAATGAAGAAGGTATGGTCGTGAAGAAATATAAAGGGAACACAGAAGTCCCGTTTGAACAAATTGTTGAAGACACCAAAACCATCGCTAACTAAAACGAACCTCCCCTCCAGATAAGGAGCGGGAGGTTCTTTTAAAAAATCAGAAAACACACTAATTGAAAAGGGAATTGATGAAGTTACTTAAGGATTTAAAGAAGTCCTGCACGGCATTCCGTAGGTTGTTCCAAAACCCATCGTCATTAATTAAATCCTGAATACTTCCTGTCAGGTCTTCCAACTGGTTCTGAACCTGATCGAAGTT
This window harbors:
- a CDS encoding SCO family protein translates to MKRFLLLSLFAGTVVFLAACGSNELENTLDWEVQSFEGTTQEGESFSTDDMEGEVWLANFIFTNCNTVCPPMTRNMVKIQEQLKEESVDAEIVSFSVDPTVDSPEVLKEFGKKYGVDHGNWSFITEYTQEEISKFAQESFKTSAVKTEGNDQVIHGTAFYLINEEGMVVKKYKGNTEVPFEQIVEDTKTIAN